From a region of the Mycolicibacterium sp. MU0050 genome:
- a CDS encoding ABC transporter substrate-binding protein, whose product MPIRTTSVALAAALALLVSGCSQPQGQTPVPPSAPVITSTTTIAGAGVLGNQRRPDESCAAEPAAADPGDDVRRVPSGTERGDVDVPADPQRIVVLAGEQLDVLCALGLQSRIVAAAPADGAQAQPSYLGTVIHELPAVGSGTGIDAAAIAAAEPDLILGSRALTPQAYGELSAIAPTVFTGAAGADWRDTVRTVGAATGRAGAAHDVVANFDEDAEQAGIANDATHFQASVVQFTEDTVRVFGAENFPASVLAAVGVDRPAAQRFTDKPFEEIDITDLDKADFSAVEADIVYVSFASPAAKDHAPAVLGSDAWRALSANRDNRVFIVNNEVWQTGQGPVAARGILEDLRWLNAPIN is encoded by the coding sequence GTGCCGATTCGCACCACTTCCGTCGCTCTGGCCGCAGCGTTGGCGTTGCTGGTTTCCGGTTGTTCGCAGCCGCAGGGCCAGACCCCGGTCCCGCCGTCGGCCCCCGTGATCACCAGTACGACGACGATCGCCGGGGCCGGCGTGTTGGGCAATCAGCGTCGGCCCGACGAGTCCTGCGCCGCCGAACCCGCCGCGGCCGACCCCGGCGACGACGTCCGCCGGGTGCCCAGCGGCACCGAGCGCGGCGACGTGGACGTGCCGGCCGACCCGCAGCGCATCGTGGTGCTCGCCGGTGAGCAGCTCGACGTGTTGTGCGCGCTCGGGCTGCAGTCACGGATCGTGGCGGCGGCGCCGGCCGACGGGGCGCAGGCGCAGCCCTCCTATCTGGGCACCGTGATTCACGAACTGCCCGCGGTGGGCTCGGGCACCGGGATCGACGCGGCGGCGATCGCGGCGGCCGAACCCGACCTGATTCTCGGCTCGCGCGCGCTGACCCCGCAGGCCTACGGCGAGCTGTCGGCGATTGCGCCCACAGTGTTCACCGGCGCCGCGGGCGCCGACTGGCGGGACACTGTGCGCACCGTCGGGGCGGCCACCGGCCGCGCCGGAGCCGCCCACGACGTGGTGGCGAACTTCGACGAGGACGCCGAACAGGCCGGGATCGCCAACGACGCGACGCATTTCCAGGCCTCCGTCGTGCAGTTCACCGAGGACACCGTGCGGGTGTTCGGCGCGGAGAACTTCCCGGCCAGCGTGCTGGCCGCGGTGGGCGTGGATCGCCCTGCGGCACAACGCTTCACCGACAAACCGTTCGAGGAGATCGACATCACCGACCTCGACAAGGCGGACTTCTCGGCCGTCGAGGCCGACATCGTGTACGTGTCGTTCGCCTCCCCGGCGGCCAAGGACCACGCCCCCGCGGTGCTGGGCAGCGATGCCTGGCGCGCGCTGTCGGCCAACCGGGACAACCGGGTGTTCATCGTCAACAACGAGGTCTGGCAGACGGGTCAGGGTCCGGTCGCGGCCCGCGGCATCCTCGAGGATCTGCGCTGGCTCAACGCGCCCATCAACTAG
- a CDS encoding YciI family protein encodes MFHVLKLTYLQPLDVVDQTRPAHVAWIQREIEAGRLLLAGRQESQQGGVLITADIDTAEAERLMAEDPYQLAGLVSYERLSFNGALRADCL; translated from the coding sequence GTGTTCCACGTGCTCAAGCTCACCTACCTGCAACCGCTCGACGTCGTCGACCAGACCCGCCCCGCGCACGTGGCGTGGATCCAGCGGGAGATCGAGGCGGGCCGGCTGCTGCTGGCCGGGCGCCAGGAGTCGCAGCAGGGTGGGGTGCTGATTACCGCCGACATCGACACCGCCGAGGCCGAGAGGTTGATGGCCGAGGACCCCTACCAGCTGGCCGGGTTGGTGAGCTACGAACGTCTGAGCTTCAACGGGGCGCTGCGCGCCGACTGCCTGTAG
- a CDS encoding NAD(P)-dependent alcohol dehydrogenase, whose protein sequence is MTTTVSAYAATSATDPLTKTTIERRAPGPHDVAFDIKFAGICHSDIHTVKGEWGRPNYPVVPGHEIAGVVTEVGSAVTKFKVGDHVGVGCFVDSCRECDSCKAGLEQYCTTRGGMRGTYNSTERDGSPTYGGYSTAMVVDENYVLRIPESIPLDKAAPLLCAGITVYSPLRHWNAGPGKRVAVIGLGGLGHMAVKIGVAMGAEVTVLSQSLKKMEDGLRLGASAYHATSDPDTFKKLAGSFDLIINTVSANLDMSAYLNLLALDGTLVELGAPEKPLVVPFFPLGAMRRSLAGSMIGGIPETQEMLDFCAEHDVTPEIEVIDASYINEAYERVVSSDVRYRFVIDASTI, encoded by the coding sequence ATGACCACGACAGTTTCGGCCTACGCCGCCACCTCGGCCACCGACCCGCTCACCAAGACCACCATCGAGCGACGCGCCCCCGGCCCCCACGACGTGGCCTTCGACATCAAGTTCGCCGGGATCTGCCACTCCGACATCCACACCGTCAAGGGCGAGTGGGGCCGCCCGAACTACCCGGTGGTCCCCGGCCACGAGATCGCCGGTGTGGTCACCGAAGTCGGTTCGGCCGTCACCAAATTCAAGGTCGGCGATCACGTCGGCGTCGGATGCTTCGTCGACTCCTGCCGCGAGTGCGACAGCTGTAAGGCCGGCCTGGAGCAGTACTGCACCACCCGGGGTGGCATGCGCGGCACCTACAACTCGACCGAGCGCGACGGCAGCCCCACCTACGGTGGCTACAGCACCGCCATGGTCGTCGACGAGAACTACGTGTTGCGCATCCCGGAGTCCATCCCGCTGGACAAGGCCGCTCCCCTGCTGTGCGCCGGGATCACGGTGTACTCGCCGCTGCGGCACTGGAACGCCGGCCCCGGCAAGCGCGTCGCCGTGATCGGGCTCGGCGGCCTCGGGCACATGGCCGTCAAGATCGGCGTCGCGATGGGTGCCGAGGTGACGGTGCTCAGCCAGTCCCTCAAGAAGATGGAGGACGGTCTGCGGCTGGGCGCCTCGGCGTACCACGCGACCAGCGACCCCGACACCTTCAAGAAGCTCGCCGGCAGTTTCGACCTCATCATCAACACCGTGTCGGCGAACCTGGACATGTCCGCCTACCTGAACCTGCTGGCGCTGGACGGCACGCTGGTGGAACTCGGCGCGCCGGAGAAGCCGCTGGTGGTGCCGTTCTTCCCGCTGGGCGCGATGCGTCGCAGCCTGGCCGGCTCGATGATCGGCGGCATCCCCGAAACCCAGGAGATGCTCGATTTCTGCGCCGAGCACGACGTCACCCCGGAGATCGAGGTGATCGACGCGTCGTACATCAACGAGGCCTACGAGCGGGTCGTCTCCAGCGACGTCCGCTACCGCTTCGTCATCGACGCGTCGACCATCTGA
- the nrdF gene encoding class 1b ribonucleoside-diphosphate reductase subunit beta yields the protein MKLIDRVSAINWNRVQDEKDAEVWDRLTGNFWLPEKVPVSNDIPSWGTLTAHEKQLTMRVFTGLTMLDTIQGTVGAVSLIPDALTPHEEAVYTNIAFMESVHAKSYSQIFSTLCSTAEIDDAFRWSEENQNLQRKAEIVLKYYNGDEPLKRKVASTLLESFLFYSGFYLPMYWSSRAKLTNTADMIRLIIRDEAVHGYYIGYKYQKGLALQDAATQQELKDYTYELLFELYDNEVEYTQDLYDEVGLTEDVKKFLRYNANKALMNLGYEALFPRDETDVNPAILSALSPNADENHDFFSGSGSSYVIGKAVVTEDDDWDF from the coding sequence ATGAAGCTGATCGATCGGGTTTCGGCCATCAACTGGAATCGCGTCCAAGACGAGAAGGATGCCGAGGTCTGGGACCGTCTGACGGGCAACTTCTGGCTGCCGGAGAAGGTGCCGGTGTCCAACGACATCCCGTCGTGGGGGACGCTGACCGCCCACGAGAAGCAGCTCACCATGCGGGTCTTCACCGGCCTGACGATGCTCGACACCATTCAGGGCACCGTCGGCGCGGTCAGCCTGATCCCGGACGCGCTGACCCCGCACGAGGAGGCGGTGTACACCAACATCGCGTTCATGGAGTCGGTGCACGCCAAGAGCTACAGCCAGATCTTCTCCACGCTGTGCTCCACCGCCGAGATCGACGACGCGTTCCGCTGGTCGGAGGAGAACCAGAACCTGCAGCGCAAGGCCGAGATCGTGCTGAAGTACTACAACGGCGACGAGCCGCTCAAGCGCAAGGTGGCCTCCACGCTGCTGGAGAGCTTCCTGTTCTACTCGGGCTTCTACCTGCCGATGTACTGGAGCAGCCGGGCCAAGCTCACCAACACCGCCGACATGATCCGGCTGATCATCCGTGACGAGGCGGTGCACGGCTACTACATCGGCTACAAGTACCAGAAGGGTCTGGCGCTGCAGGACGCCGCCACCCAGCAGGAGCTCAAGGACTACACCTATGAGCTGCTGTTCGAGCTCTACGACAACGAGGTCGAGTACACCCAGGACCTCTACGACGAGGTCGGCCTCACCGAGGACGTCAAGAAGTTCCTGCGGTACAACGCCAACAAGGCGCTGATGAACCTCGGCTACGAGGCGCTGTTCCCGCGCGACGAGACCGACGTCAACCCGGCGATCCTGTCGGCGCTGAGCCCCAACGCCGACGAGAACCACGACTTCTTCTCCGGGTCGGGCAGCTCGTATGTCATCGGCAAGGCCGTCGTCACCGAGGACGACGACTGGGACTTCTGA
- a CDS encoding NAD(P)/FAD-dependent oxidoreductase: MTDATAPVQTRALIIGTGFSGIGMAIALQRQGVEFLLLEKADEIGGTWRDNTYPGCACDIPSHMYSFSFEPKADWTHMWSFQPEIQDYLLGVTSKYGLRRHVHFGAHVDRAVWDDDELRWHVFTTDGTEYVAQFLISGAGGLHIPLIPDFDGLDEFGGAAFHSARWDHDVDLAGKRVAVIGTGASAIQIVPEIVGEVAELQLYQRTPAWVMPRPNNPIPPGLRRVFTSVPGTRAALRAGIYWVHEAVGFAMTKAPRLLKLGELMGKWNIRRHVKDPELRAKLTPDYRAGCKRILNSDTYYRGVADPRTTVVTDRISRFTTDGIVTADGTARPVDVVVFATGFHVTDSYTYVDIKGPGGEDLVDRWNREGMSALRGVTVAEMPNLFFLLGPNTALGHNSVVFMIESQIRYVAQAIAATDKAGAAGLAPTRAAADRYNARLQHDLAGTVFNTGGCRSWYLDAHGVNRTLWGGMTWQYWLATRSLDLDEYRLIPAN; the protein is encoded by the coding sequence ATGACCGACGCCACCGCGCCCGTTCAGACCCGTGCCCTGATCATCGGTACCGGGTTCTCCGGTATCGGGATGGCCATCGCCTTGCAGCGGCAGGGCGTCGAATTCCTGCTCCTCGAGAAGGCCGACGAGATCGGCGGGACCTGGCGCGACAACACCTACCCCGGGTGTGCCTGCGACATCCCGTCGCACATGTACTCGTTCTCCTTCGAGCCGAAGGCCGACTGGACGCACATGTGGTCGTTCCAGCCGGAGATCCAGGACTATCTGCTGGGTGTCACCAGCAAGTACGGGTTGCGGCGCCACGTCCACTTCGGCGCGCATGTGGACCGCGCGGTATGGGACGACGACGAACTGCGCTGGCACGTATTCACCACCGACGGTACGGAATACGTGGCCCAGTTCCTCATCTCCGGTGCCGGCGGGCTGCACATCCCGCTGATTCCGGACTTCGACGGGTTGGACGAATTCGGCGGCGCCGCTTTCCATTCCGCGCGGTGGGACCACGACGTCGACCTTGCCGGCAAGCGCGTCGCGGTGATCGGCACCGGGGCCAGCGCCATTCAGATCGTGCCCGAGATCGTCGGTGAGGTCGCCGAACTCCAGCTCTACCAGCGCACCCCGGCCTGGGTGATGCCGCGGCCCAACAACCCGATTCCGCCGGGGCTGCGGCGGGTCTTCACGTCCGTTCCGGGCACTCGGGCGGCCCTGCGCGCGGGTATCTACTGGGTACACGAGGCGGTTGGGTTCGCGATGACGAAGGCCCCGCGGCTGCTCAAGCTCGGTGAGCTGATGGGCAAGTGGAACATTCGCCGCCACGTCAAGGATCCCGAGCTGCGTGCCAAGCTCACGCCCGACTACCGGGCCGGCTGCAAGCGAATCCTCAACTCCGATACCTACTATCGCGGCGTCGCCGACCCGCGCACCACCGTCGTCACCGACCGGATCAGTCGCTTCACCACCGACGGCATCGTCACCGCGGACGGGACCGCCCGGCCGGTGGACGTGGTGGTGTTCGCCACCGGGTTCCACGTCACCGACTCCTACACCTACGTCGACATCAAGGGGCCCGGCGGGGAGGACCTGGTGGACCGCTGGAACCGCGAGGGCATGTCGGCGCTGCGGGGCGTCACGGTGGCCGAGATGCCCAACCTGTTCTTCCTGCTCGGCCCGAACACCGCGCTGGGGCACAACTCGGTGGTGTTCATGATCGAGTCCCAGATCCGCTACGTGGCGCAGGCCATCGCCGCCACCGACAAGGCCGGCGCGGCCGGATTGGCGCCGACGCGCGCCGCCGCGGACCGGTACAACGCCCGGCTGCAGCACGATTTGGCCGGCACCGTGTTCAACACCGGCGGCTGCCGCAGCTGGTACCTGGATGCCCACGGCGTGAACCGGACCCTGTGGGGCGGCATGACCTGGCAGTACTGGCTGGCGACGCGGTCGCTGGACCTCGACGAATACCGGTTGATCCCGGCGAACTGA
- a CDS encoding TetR/AcrR family transcriptional regulator — translation MRVPRPKPKPGGETAAGPKVDARSERWREHRKQVRSQIVDAAFRAIDQRGPEVSVREIAEEAGTAKPKIYRHFTDKADLFQAIGERLRDMLWAEIFPVINLATDSASEVIKRSIEQYVYLVDEHPNVVRFVLQGRFPEQAEATMRAVNEGREITLAMAELFNNELREMELDRQAMELAAFATFGTAASSTDWWLGPSPDSPRRMPRDKFIEHLTTIMMGAIIGTTALLGIKIDPDLPIHQAVPRDGAEAK, via the coding sequence GTGCGCGTGCCTCGACCCAAGCCGAAGCCGGGCGGTGAGACCGCCGCCGGGCCGAAGGTCGACGCCCGCAGCGAGCGCTGGCGGGAGCACCGCAAGCAGGTGCGGTCCCAAATCGTCGATGCCGCCTTCCGCGCCATCGACCAACGCGGCCCGGAAGTCAGCGTGCGCGAGATCGCCGAGGAGGCCGGAACGGCCAAACCGAAGATCTACCGCCACTTCACGGACAAGGCGGACCTGTTCCAGGCGATCGGCGAGCGATTGCGCGACATGCTCTGGGCCGAGATCTTCCCGGTGATCAACCTGGCCACCGATTCGGCCAGCGAGGTCATCAAGCGCAGCATCGAGCAGTACGTGTACCTGGTGGACGAACATCCCAACGTGGTGCGATTCGTCCTGCAGGGCCGTTTTCCGGAGCAGGCCGAGGCCACCATGCGGGCGGTCAACGAGGGCCGCGAGATCACCCTGGCAATGGCCGAACTGTTCAACAACGAGCTGCGCGAGATGGAGCTCGACCGCCAGGCGATGGAACTGGCCGCGTTCGCGACGTTCGGCACCGCGGCGTCGTCGACCGACTGGTGGCTGGGACCCAGCCCGGACAGCCCCCGACGGATGCCGCGCGACAAATTCATCGAGCATCTGACCACGATCATGATGGGTGCGATCATCGGCACGACGGCGCTGCTGGGCATCAAAATCGATCCTGACCTGCCGATTCACCAGGCCGTCCCGCGCGACGGGGCGGAGGCGAAGTAG
- a CDS encoding geranylgeranyl reductase family protein: MTQRFDVAIAGGGPAGSAAAWQAAQAGARVIVLDKADFPRDKPCGDGLTARAVSYLQKMGLAPEVSKFHRVDRVTVFSPSQWELSFPQRPGMPNHGHTVSRTELDMLLLKHAESAGVTVRQSAEVAGPELDDRERVTGVVLKSGEKVLADAVIAADGAYSPIKRAMKLDSRYNGYSAIAIRAEIHANRPDTDSLDIYCKLLFDGDQLPGYGWVFPMGAGRFNIGLGYVNSYRNWQSINATQFLGEFLRTLPAEWELPTIDELKKNKSVRAWRLPMGFTAWPPWRPGVLFAGDSLGAGKPASGAGISKALESGLVAGESAVAALTNGGPDDFTNYQQRLQASWGREYRRGRAFHKLIGYPKVAETGLKLLDNAAFRDRLLKALYKKAQGPQHRY; this comes from the coding sequence GTGACGCAGCGATTCGACGTGGCGATCGCCGGCGGAGGACCGGCAGGCTCGGCGGCAGCGTGGCAGGCGGCGCAGGCCGGGGCACGCGTGATAGTGCTGGACAAGGCGGACTTCCCCCGCGACAAGCCCTGCGGCGACGGCCTGACCGCACGCGCGGTGAGCTATCTGCAGAAGATGGGGCTGGCCCCGGAGGTCAGCAAGTTCCACCGCGTCGACCGGGTCACCGTGTTCAGCCCCAGCCAGTGGGAGCTGTCGTTCCCCCAACGCCCCGGCATGCCCAACCACGGCCATACCGTCAGCCGCACCGAACTCGACATGCTGCTGCTCAAGCACGCCGAGTCCGCCGGGGTCACCGTGCGGCAGTCGGCGGAGGTCGCCGGCCCCGAACTCGACGACCGCGAACGCGTCACGGGAGTGGTGCTCAAAAGCGGCGAGAAGGTCCTCGCGGATGCGGTGATCGCCGCCGACGGCGCCTACTCCCCCATCAAGCGTGCGATGAAACTGGATTCGCGCTACAACGGCTACTCGGCCATCGCGATCCGCGCCGAGATACATGCCAACCGGCCGGACACCGACAGTCTGGACATCTATTGCAAGCTGCTCTTCGACGGCGACCAGCTCCCCGGCTACGGCTGGGTGTTCCCGATGGGCGCCGGCCGCTTCAACATCGGCCTGGGTTACGTCAACAGCTATCGAAACTGGCAGTCCATCAACGCCACTCAGTTCCTCGGCGAGTTCCTGCGCACCCTGCCCGCCGAGTGGGAGCTCCCCACGATCGACGAGCTGAAGAAGAACAAGAGCGTGCGGGCCTGGCGGCTGCCGATGGGATTCACCGCCTGGCCGCCGTGGCGCCCGGGTGTGCTGTTCGCCGGCGACTCGCTGGGCGCGGGGAAACCCGCCTCCGGCGCGGGCATCTCCAAGGCCCTGGAGTCGGGTCTGGTGGCCGGCGAGAGCGCCGTGGCCGCGTTGACCAACGGCGGCCCGGACGACTTCACCAACTACCAGCAGCGCCTGCAGGCCAGCTGGGGCCGGGAATACCGGCGCGGACGCGCCTTTCACAAATTGATCGGCTATCCGAAGGTCGCCGAGACCGGGCTGAAGCTGCTCGACAACGCCGCCTTCCGGGACCGACTGCTCAAGGCCCTGTACAAGAAGGCGCAGGGGCCGCAACACCGCTACTGA
- a CDS encoding VOC family protein yields MEQRISLITLGVDDLTRSRSFFEQGLGWSVSGEYDEVAFYQLPGIALALFGRADLAADAGVKVDGRFSGISIAINERNEADVDATMARAQVAGATVVKAPHKTYWGGYSGYFADLDGHVWEVAYNPSWTINADGSVTI; encoded by the coding sequence GTGGAGCAACGCATCAGTCTCATCACGCTCGGCGTCGACGACCTCACGCGCAGCCGATCCTTCTTCGAGCAGGGCCTCGGCTGGTCGGTGTCCGGTGAGTACGACGAGGTGGCCTTCTACCAGTTGCCCGGGATCGCGCTCGCGCTGTTCGGCCGGGCCGATCTCGCCGCGGATGCAGGCGTGAAGGTCGACGGCCGCTTCAGCGGGATCAGCATCGCCATCAATGAACGCAACGAAGCCGACGTGGATGCCACGATGGCCCGCGCCCAGGTCGCCGGCGCCACCGTGGTCAAGGCCCCGCACAAGACCTATTGGGGCGGCTACTCCGGTTACTTCGCCGACCTCGACGGCCACGTGTGGGAGGTGGCGTACAACCCGTCCTGGACCATCAATGCCGATGGGTCCGTGACCATCTGA
- a CDS encoding LysR family substrate-binding domain-containing protein, whose amino-acid sequence MAPSSSRSLTLGYVPGATPAKWARNWAQRRPEVPLQLTLVAAADAADAVRTGAVDLAVLRLPADTSGLAVIPLYEETAVVVVPVDHLLTAADDVAAADLHGEPVLLPHDHVLDWPDAPGTPVEHRPETTQDAMELVAAGVGVLMVPQSLARLYHRKDLTFRPISGAPSCAVALAVPEGPQSAPIEDFIGIVRGRKPGSSRGQSQPMPKRTAREKTLAKQAARAAAKTDRKPGRAKRGRR is encoded by the coding sequence GTGGCTCCGTCGTCGTCGCGCTCGCTGACCCTCGGGTACGTCCCCGGCGCGACACCGGCGAAGTGGGCCCGCAACTGGGCGCAGCGCCGGCCGGAGGTGCCGCTGCAGCTGACCCTCGTGGCCGCGGCCGACGCCGCCGACGCGGTCCGGACCGGCGCGGTCGACCTCGCGGTACTGCGGTTGCCGGCCGACACGTCCGGTTTGGCCGTCATCCCGCTCTACGAGGAGACGGCGGTCGTGGTGGTGCCCGTCGACCATCTGCTCACCGCGGCCGACGACGTCGCCGCGGCGGACCTGCATGGGGAGCCCGTGCTGCTGCCCCACGATCACGTGCTGGACTGGCCGGACGCGCCGGGGACCCCGGTCGAGCATCGGCCCGAAACCACCCAGGATGCAATGGAACTCGTCGCTGCCGGGGTCGGGGTGCTGATGGTTCCGCAATCGCTGGCGCGGCTGTATCACCGCAAGGATCTCACCTTCCGTCCGATCAGCGGCGCGCCCAGTTGCGCGGTGGCGCTGGCGGTTCCGGAGGGCCCACAATCGGCGCCGATCGAGGACTTCATCGGGATCGTGCGGGGCCGCAAGCCCGGGTCGTCGCGCGGGCAGTCGCAGCCGATGCCCAAGCGCACCGCGCGAGAGAAGACGCTGGCGAAGCAGGCCGCCCGCGCCGCCGCCAAGACCGACCGCAAGCCGGGCCGGGCCAAGCGCGGGCGCCGCTGA
- a CDS encoding DUF5997 family protein has protein sequence MSRPNTQSMKPATAAKKLDVYLPATPAEFQENAITRAELAALQADPPQWLQDLRKHGPHPKNLVAAKLGVSIAGLARGGVSDALTTEQIEQLLADKPDWLVAERESYQEVLREQRRLKAVRAQKARGS, from the coding sequence ATGAGCAGGCCGAACACCCAGTCCATGAAACCCGCCACCGCGGCGAAGAAGCTGGACGTGTACTTGCCCGCGACGCCCGCGGAGTTCCAGGAGAACGCGATCACCCGCGCCGAGCTCGCCGCTCTGCAGGCCGACCCGCCGCAGTGGCTCCAGGACCTCCGCAAGCACGGGCCGCACCCGAAGAACCTGGTGGCCGCCAAGCTCGGGGTGTCGATCGCCGGGCTGGCCCGCGGCGGGGTCAGCGATGCGCTGACCACCGAGCAGATCGAGCAGCTGCTGGCCGACAAGCCGGACTGGCTGGTCGCCGAACGGGAGAGCTACCAGGAGGTGCTGCGCGAGCAGCGGCGCCTGAAGGCCGTGCGCGCCCAGAAGGCACGCGGGAGCTGA
- a CDS encoding SDR family oxidoreductase: protein MTDSARKLSGKTAVVAGGGKNLGGLVSRHLAEQGANVAVHYNSAASEAQARETVAAVEAAGARALLFQGDLTAPSTVTAFFDAAASEFGGIDVAVNTVGKVLRKPILDTTEADFDSMLDINAKAAYFFIKEAGRTLNDDGSLITIVTALLGAFTDGYSTYAGGKSPVEHFNRAAAKEFGTRGINVNAIAPGPMDTPFFYGQETPERVEFHKSQGMGNRLTLIEDIAPIVDFLATDGHWITGQTLFANGGYTTR from the coding sequence ATGACAGACAGCGCCCGCAAACTTTCCGGCAAGACCGCCGTGGTCGCCGGCGGCGGCAAGAATCTCGGCGGCCTGGTGAGCCGCCATCTGGCGGAGCAGGGAGCCAACGTCGCGGTGCACTACAACAGCGCCGCGTCCGAGGCGCAGGCCCGGGAGACCGTCGCCGCGGTCGAGGCCGCCGGTGCCCGCGCCCTGCTGTTCCAGGGCGACCTGACCGCACCGTCGACCGTCACCGCCTTCTTCGATGCGGCCGCATCGGAATTCGGCGGCATCGACGTTGCGGTGAACACTGTCGGGAAGGTCCTACGCAAGCCCATCCTGGACACCACCGAGGCCGACTTCGACTCGATGCTCGACATCAACGCCAAGGCGGCGTACTTCTTCATCAAGGAGGCGGGTCGCACCCTCAACGACGACGGCTCCCTGATCACCATCGTGACCGCGCTGCTGGGCGCGTTCACCGACGGCTACTCCACCTACGCGGGCGGGAAGTCTCCGGTGGAGCACTTCAACCGGGCCGCCGCAAAGGAATTCGGCACCCGCGGCATCAACGTCAACGCGATCGCACCCGGCCCCATGGACACCCCCTTCTTCTACGGGCAGGAGACCCCCGAGCGCGTCGAATTCCACAAGTCGCAAGGGATGGGCAACCGCCTGACCCTCATCGAGGACATCGCGCCCATCGTGGATTTCCTGGCCACCGACGGCCACTGGATCACCGGGCAGACGCTGTTCGCCAACGGCGGGTACACCACCCGCTGA
- a CDS encoding LysR family transcriptional regulator yields the protein MTTPDLRRLEQFVAAMEEPTLAAAAARLHVSQQALSAALRQLERELGTLLFTRSGRRLAPTASARTLYEGAPAVLAGARRLAARAREAGAERERPFVVGRSPAVTADEAFVLLEPLIARAVPVSITVREVFPSAVADELYDGTLDLMLRRGVALPDRLAGATLTYHPLRVALHRDHPLAGRARLALAELASSPIVVWAPPHTSFYTDFLVAQCRRAGFEPDLVVNRVQGTPPDTAVLAAPQAAAFVTGPVGARFEGRVAVRELDDAPQVPVQALWLPHTTDPLRAELLAAYPPA from the coding sequence GTGACCACGCCTGACCTCCGCCGCCTGGAACAGTTCGTCGCCGCGATGGAGGAGCCCACCCTCGCGGCGGCGGCGGCCAGGCTGCACGTGAGCCAGCAAGCACTCTCCGCGGCGTTGCGGCAGCTCGAACGCGAGCTGGGGACCTTGCTGTTCACCCGGTCCGGGCGGCGCCTGGCGCCCACCGCCTCGGCACGCACCCTGTACGAGGGCGCACCCGCGGTGCTGGCCGGCGCGCGCCGACTGGCCGCCCGGGCCCGCGAGGCGGGCGCCGAGCGCGAACGCCCGTTCGTGGTGGGCCGCAGTCCGGCGGTGACCGCCGATGAGGCGTTCGTCTTGCTGGAACCGCTGATCGCCCGCGCTGTCCCGGTGTCCATCACGGTGCGGGAGGTGTTCCCGTCCGCGGTGGCCGACGAGCTGTACGACGGCACCCTGGACCTGATGCTGCGGCGCGGCGTCGCCCTGCCGGACCGCCTCGCGGGTGCGACGCTGACCTACCACCCGTTGCGCGTGGCGCTGCACCGCGACCACCCGCTCGCCGGGCGCGCCCGGTTGGCCCTGGCCGAACTCGCGTCCTCACCGATCGTGGTGTGGGCGCCGCCGCACACGTCGTTCTACACCGATTTCCTTGTGGCGCAATGCCGACGGGCCGGATTCGAGCCCGATCTGGTGGTGAACCGGGTCCAGGGCACCCCACCGGATACCGCGGTACTGGCGGCGCCGCAGGCGGCGGCCTTCGTCACCGGGCCCGTCGGTGCCCGGTTCGAAGGACGGGTCGCGGTGCGCGAACTCGATGACGCGCCGCAGGTTCCGGTGCAGGCGTTGTGGTTGCCGCACACCACCGACCCGCTACGCGCGGAGCTGCTGGCCGCCTATCCCCCGGCGTGA